The DNA window TTTCCCCAGGTTCTAACAAGCTATATCAAAATAGAACTCATTTCATGGAAAAAAGGAATCCCACAGCACTTCTTTTTAATAACTGTTCAACTACAAAATTTTATTGGTATCTTTTTATGTTCCCTCTAGAGGATGTAATGCACAAAAGCATTGCCACGGaacatataaaattacaaatgaaatttaTTGTAAAAAGTAGAATGTCTTCTAGACTGGTGTCAGTATTTATTTCATTCAGAAACCAAAACTGCAGTATAATATATTCATTGTCAGCAAGTTCATGTGTGTAAATTGCCATCCAATGTTATTGACTGATATAAGACAGATATTGAAAAGACAATTTAAATTTACTCTTCCAAACATAAACCGTTCCACAAAAGCACTGTAAAAACTCCTTCAAGATTTTGGGTTGTGCTTGACATTTATGGTTAACTACATAATTTGGTCGTGTCATAATCCACTGTGTTTGGCAATTTGGCATTAAACGCCTGCAGAGCAGATTGGATCCTCACCACCTCACTAGTAGACAGCTTGAGTCTATGACGAAGCAAGCAAGAGAAAAGATCTAGACGACGCTGACCGGGTGGGGAGAGTTTATTTACACGGTCTCTTATCTCTAGAAGTTGCAAAAGTGCTGAGTCCTGGGATCCCTGAGTATAGGGGTAGTCCAGCTGCAGAATCAGGTCCCGAATTGCTTCCGGGTCAAAGTGCATGCTGTAGCCAAACACTTGAATGTTATTGATTTTCATATAACCCAGGTTCCGGGAAGGGTCGATAAACTCCAGAGGTTCGTAGTAAATGCTCTCGTTGCCGTTGGGGCCATTTGACTTGATGCGACTCCTCAGGTAGATGTGCACTGTCTCAAAAAATGTCTTCCACTTGTTCCCCAGAGTCAGCGACCAGTTGTAACACTGCAGGGGGAGGTCCAGCTTAGTCCGCTCCCAGTCGGGGAAGCTGTTTTCATCCACAGGCATAAACCAGCTCTCAGAGTGGCTGCCTCCGAAGGGATTGACGTAAACGGCCAACACCGGCTCCAGGGTGCTGTTTTTAGTTAAGCAAATCTGTAAAGAGAGACCCAGGATCATGTGCACCAGGCTCGACTTGTACTTGTTGCTCTTCAAGGTGAGGAGCATCCGCTTCCGCCAGGAGGGGTCGAACCAGCTGTTGAGGCGCATGTCGTTGCTGATGAAGATGGCATGGACCTCTAGTCGCCTGTCCGTTTTCTGCAACAGGTACTTCATCTCGAGATCTTGCAGGTCGGTCTCGAAGCCGATGTAATGATCGGTGGACTCGGCGACCTCGGGCTTGCAGAGCCCCTGGCTGAGCATGTAGCCCGTGTTGCAGGTGCCGCAGCGGGTGCGGTTGTCAGGGGCGCAGGTGAGGCACGCGGACGCATCGCCCACCGTGCAGGGCAGGAAGGCCGTGCAGACCACCTGGTCGTTGGGACACGTGCACGAGTGTGTCTCTTCTGAAAAGCTGCCCAGGAGCCCATTCTCATTGCAGTAGAGAAAAGACTGGATGCGAGTGAGCCAATAGGTTGAGGTTctaagaacagaaaacaaaaggattctatataaatacaaaggcatttgtgtttgtgtgtcctGCAATCAAGTTACCTTAGGTTTGAAAGCTTCACTATCACGTTCTTAGGTCCTTCCCAGTCAGTTATTTAactgtgatattaaaaaaaaaaatccataattggaaagatatatacacatataatattcATATCTTTaagtattatgtatatataaattatgtatatattttttcgtTCATTGTACAAGATTAACGATAGATACACTTGATTTGAACTGGAAAACTACATGAAATACCTTCTGAAGACATTGCATGTCATCTCACTAGTGTAGTTGGAAGCTGACTGTGACTAATTGGGCTGGTTATAGTATTGAAATGATACCCAACAAcggaaaataaaaatggttttatcATCAAATATCTAGAGTAGAATTAGAGTGTATGAATGAcgattgttcattcattcacttagttTCACAGAGCACTAATGCTGCAGGAAGCCTaaatagaaagtgaaataaaaatgagagaaaaacaagaaactttAAATTGTCAATCAATGGATTTAAATCCTAGGGTTTCATCAACATTGAAAGAACAAGTACCCACTGAGagggaaaatattattaaa is part of the Balaenoptera musculus isolate JJ_BM4_2016_0621 chromosome 1, mBalMus1.pri.v3, whole genome shotgun sequence genome and encodes:
- the BRINP3 gene encoding BMP/retinoic acid-inducible neural-specific protein 3 isoform X2 produces the protein MPQAPSTGSCLIRDPSIVHRNTQILWTEAGRDLAQDTRYTGEESLTIFVDKRKLSKRSEGSDPSANSSSVTLETLHQLAASYFIDRDSTLRRLHHIQIASTAIKVTETRTGPLGCSNYDNLDSVSSVLVQSPENKIQLQGLQVLLPDYLQEHFVQAALSYIACNSEGEFICKDNDCWCQCGPKFPECNCPSMDIQAMEENLLRITETWKSYNIDFEESDEFKFFMKRLPMNYFLNTSTIMHLWTMDSNFQRRYEQLENSMKQLFLKAQKIVHKLFSLSKRCHKQPLISLPRQRTSTYWLTRIQSFLYCNENGLLGSFSEETHSCTCPNDQVVCTAFLPCTVGDASACLTCAPDNRTRCGTCNTGYMLSQGLCKPEVAESTDHYIGFETDLQDLEMKYLLQKTDRRLEVHAIFISNDMRLNSWFDPSWRKRMLLTLKSNKYKSSLVHMILGLSLQICLTKNSTLEPVLAVYVNPFGGSHSESWFMPVDENSFPDWERTKLDLPLQCYNWSLTLGNKWKTFFETVHIYLRSRIKSNGPNGNESIYYEPLEFIDPSRNLGYMKINNIQVFGYSMHFDPEAIRDLILQLDYPYTQGSQDSALLQLLEIRDRVNKLSPPGQRRLDLFSCLLRHRLKLSTSEVVRIQSALQAFNAKLPNTVDYDTTKLCS